One window of the Shewanella maritima genome contains the following:
- a CDS encoding bifunctional methionine sulfoxide reductase B/A protein, protein MKPLTEFERYVIEQKGTERPFTGEYVDHNAKGVYCCRRCEAPLYLSEHKFQAHCGWPAFDNEIKGAVTRVPDADGHRTEIVCAECGGHLGHVFEGEMLTPANVRHCVNSVSMTFKEIEASEIGNEAKQSTKLATFGGGCFWCLEAIFSRLDGVEKVTSGYSGGSAEDANYEKVCSGNTHHAEVVQVEFDATKLDYQTLLAVFFSSHDPTTLNRQGNDVGPQYRSVIFVHDQVQADLVNAALAELESKQVFNNPVVTQVVKFDEFYAAELKHENYYANNPQQSYCQMVVKPKVDKVTELFQHLLK, encoded by the coding sequence ATGAAACCACTAACAGAGTTTGAACGTTATGTAATTGAGCAAAAGGGCACTGAGAGGCCGTTTACTGGCGAATATGTCGATCACAACGCCAAAGGAGTCTACTGCTGTAGGCGATGCGAAGCACCGCTTTATTTGAGTGAACACAAGTTTCAAGCCCATTGCGGCTGGCCTGCATTTGATAACGAAATCAAAGGTGCGGTAACACGCGTACCGGATGCTGATGGACACAGAACTGAAATCGTATGCGCTGAATGTGGTGGTCACTTAGGGCACGTATTTGAAGGTGAGATGTTAACGCCGGCTAACGTGCGCCATTGTGTTAACTCGGTGTCGATGACGTTTAAAGAAATCGAAGCGAGCGAAATAGGTAATGAAGCTAAGCAGTCTACTAAGCTTGCCACCTTTGGCGGCGGTTGTTTCTGGTGCTTAGAGGCGATATTTTCACGCTTAGATGGGGTTGAGAAAGTCACTTCAGGTTATAGCGGTGGCTCTGCAGAAGATGCCAACTACGAGAAAGTATGTAGTGGCAACACTCATCATGCTGAAGTTGTGCAGGTAGAGTTTGATGCTACGAAACTTGATTATCAAACCTTGCTTGCGGTGTTTTTTAGCTCACACGACCCAACCACGCTTAACCGCCAGGGTAATGATGTAGGCCCACAATATCGCTCAGTGATATTTGTGCATGATCAAGTGCAAGCAGACCTAGTTAATGCAGCGCTTGCTGAGCTTGAATCTAAGCAGGTGTTTAATAACCCAGTTGTGACGCAAGTGGTTAAATTTGATGAGTTTTATGCCGCCGAACTAAAACATGAAAATTATTATGCAAACAATCCTCAACAGTCTTATTGTCAGATGGTGGTTAAACCTAAAGTCGATAAGGTGACTGAGCTGTTTCAGCACTTATTGAAGTAA
- a CDS encoding 2OG-Fe(II) oxygenase family protein, protein MKLETIDYRSDNCAEQFVKSLHETGFGVLSHHPIEQSLVETIYKQWYEFFNSDNKDDFLFKPETQDGFFPASISETAKGHSVKDIKEYYHVYPWGRIPEELKRNILKYYESTNALAAELLSWIEKYSPADVAKHYSIPLSQMIENSQKTLLRVLHYPPLQGDEELGAIRAAAHEDINLITILPAANEPGLQVKTKTDEWIDVPSDFGNLIINIGDMLQEASQGYFPSTSHRVINPQGADKTKSRISLPLFLHPNPEVVLSDKYTADSYLMERLRELGVI, encoded by the coding sequence ATGAAACTAGAAACTATCGACTACCGCAGTGATAACTGCGCCGAGCAATTTGTAAAATCGCTCCATGAAACTGGCTTTGGGGTCTTAAGCCACCATCCTATTGAGCAATCGCTGGTAGAGACCATTTACAAGCAATGGTACGAATTTTTCAATAGCGACAACAAAGATGACTTTTTGTTTAAACCAGAAACACAAGACGGATTCTTCCCAGCTTCTATCTCAGAAACCGCCAAAGGCCATAGCGTTAAAGACATTAAAGAGTACTACCATGTGTACCCTTGGGGCCGAATACCTGAAGAACTTAAGCGAAATATTCTTAAATACTATGAGTCAACCAACGCGTTAGCTGCAGAATTACTCAGCTGGATTGAAAAATACTCGCCAGCAGATGTAGCCAAACACTACTCAATCCCGCTATCGCAAATGATTGAGAACAGCCAAAAAACCTTGCTTAGAGTATTACACTATCCGCCACTTCAAGGTGATGAAGAACTAGGCGCAATTCGCGCTGCTGCACATGAAGATATTAACCTTATCACCATATTACCTGCCGCCAATGAGCCAGGATTACAGGTTAAAACTAAAACTGACGAATGGATTGATGTGCCAAGTGACTTTGGTAACCTCATCATTAACATAGGTGACATGCTGCAAGAAGCTTCACAAGGCTACTTCCCATCAACATCGCACCGTGTGATAAACCCACAAGGCGCTGACAAAACTAAATCTCGCATTTCACTGCCGCTATTTTTACATCCAAACCCAGAGGTAGTGCTGTCAGACAAATACACAGCCGACTCTTACCTTATGGAGCGACTACGCGAACTTGGGGTGATTTAA
- a CDS encoding DUF695 domain-containing protein: MSNWDFYKANINQNIASIYLDLDAKLDLEENNLDTLSWLFIKLKYERDDGLSHDDEFDALCDYEDNIENAIEGSEIHYVGRITTNGMRQFYFYSADSSLFEKVINDVLDSKSDYLYQIGSKPDPEWNQFKNVLYPGEHGLNQIQSREGDT, encoded by the coding sequence ATGTCAAACTGGGACTTTTATAAAGCCAATATAAATCAGAACATAGCATCTATCTATTTGGACTTAGACGCAAAATTAGATTTAGAGGAAAATAACCTAGATACGTTAAGCTGGCTATTCATAAAGCTCAAGTACGAGCGCGATGATGGATTAAGTCACGATGATGAATTTGATGCATTGTGTGATTATGAAGATAATATTGAAAATGCAATAGAAGGTTCAGAAATTCACTATGTTGGACGCATAACAACCAACGGCATGAGGCAGTTTTATTTCTATTCAGCAGACTCTTCTTTGTTTGAAAAAGTAATAAATGATGTATTAGATTCAAAAAGTGATTATCTTTATCAAATAGGTTCAAAACCTGATCCAGAATGGAATCAATTTAAAAATGTTTTGTATCCTGGGGAGCATGGTTTAAATCAAATTCAGTCAAGAGAAGGTGATACCTAA
- a CDS encoding low molecular weight protein-tyrosine-phosphatase codes for MKDNKISSVLFVCMGNICRSPTAEAVFRQQVAKHQLDVLVDSAGTIAYHQGNAPDPRSVAAGVKRGLDFSGMKARQVTDSDFENFDLILAADNDNMADLQARCPSHLQHKLKMILAFGDADITEVPDPYYGGDKGFELVLDLLEDSLSALAISIK; via the coding sequence ATGAAAGATAATAAGATTTCTAGCGTCCTATTCGTATGTATGGGCAACATTTGCCGCTCGCCAACTGCAGAAGCGGTATTTAGGCAGCAGGTTGCTAAGCATCAACTAGATGTGTTGGTAGATTCTGCTGGCACAATTGCTTATCACCAGGGGAATGCACCAGATCCACGTTCTGTAGCTGCGGGTGTTAAACGTGGCTTAGATTTTTCAGGTATGAAAGCAAGACAAGTTACTGACAGTGACTTTGAAAACTTTGATCTGATTTTAGCGGCTGATAATGACAACATGGCGGATTTACAAGCACGCTGCCCAAGCCATTTACAGCACAAACTTAAAATGATTTTAGCCTTTGGCGATGCAGATATAACTGAAGTGCCAGACCCTTACTATGGCGGTGATAAAGGTTTTGAGTTGGTGTTAGATTTATTAGAAGACAGCTTGTCGGCGCTTGCTATCAGCATTAAATAG
- a CDS encoding DNA ligase yields MKCRAQQAPVCMCILIILSAVSIKSTQVPYRLHLVITLLLSLLLSLLLGVCSAESNADTLDLSKVQDTPPQLQLAKIYQSDMQLENYLVSEKLDGVRGVWTGTKLVTRKGNAIDAPDWFIAQLPKGVCVEGELWRKRDDFETISALVRTKQQTEHTQALWKQVKLMLFDAPCVDGNFAERYMYLKQLSIGKANVGAIEQKRVSSNDELFDWLDDVVTAGGEGLMLHKMNARYFHGRTDNIVKLKPKHDAEAKVVAYTAGKGKYQGMVGALVVELEDGIRFKIGSGLTDVQRQSPPPSTVLSPLNIRGYQKGRTTVCSV; encoded by the coding sequence ATGAAATGTCGCGCCCAGCAAGCGCCTGTTTGCATGTGCATTTTAATCATACTTTCTGCAGTTTCAATCAAGTCAACTCAAGTACCGTATCGATTACATCTGGTCATTACTTTGTTACTTAGCTTATTACTCAGTCTGTTATTGGGTGTGTGCAGCGCCGAGTCAAATGCTGACACCTTAGACTTATCAAAAGTGCAAGACACTCCGCCGCAGTTACAGTTAGCCAAAATATATCAAAGTGATATGCAATTAGAGAATTACCTAGTCAGTGAAAAGCTTGATGGTGTGCGCGGTGTGTGGACTGGAACAAAGCTTGTCACCAGAAAGGGTAACGCCATTGATGCGCCTGATTGGTTTATTGCGCAACTGCCCAAGGGCGTTTGCGTTGAAGGAGAGTTATGGCGTAAACGTGATGACTTTGAAACTATTTCTGCTCTAGTGAGAACCAAACAACAAACTGAGCATACTCAAGCTTTGTGGAAACAAGTGAAGCTTATGCTGTTTGATGCCCCTTGTGTAGACGGCAACTTTGCAGAGCGCTACATGTACTTGAAGCAGTTATCAATTGGCAAAGCTAACGTTGGTGCGATAGAGCAGAAAAGGGTGTCTTCAAATGATGAGTTGTTCGACTGGCTAGATGATGTGGTCACAGCTGGCGGTGAAGGGCTGATGCTGCATAAAATGAATGCACGTTATTTCCATGGCCGTACAGACAACATAGTCAAGCTCAAACCCAAACATGACGCTGAGGCAAAAGTGGTCGCTTACACTGCAGGTAAAGGCAAGTACCAAGGCATGGTTGGCGCTTTGGTGGTCGAGCTAGAAGATGGTATACGTTTTAAAATCGGTTCAGGCCTTACCGATGTTCAGCGACAATCTCCGCCGCCCTCAACAGTATTATCACCTTTGAATATTCGGGGTTACCAAAAAGGGCGTACCACGGTTTGCTCGGTTTAA
- a CDS encoding diacylglycerol kinase, translating into MKPENNHGIKRVIRATGFSMKGLKAAWQNEAAFRQELVLAIIMLPIAALLPVTLVEKLLLVACVFLVLIVELVNSAIEAVVDRISDDIHPLSGRAKDIGSAAVFVALTLCGIVWGAVLINAFM; encoded by the coding sequence ATGAAACCAGAAAACAATCATGGAATTAAACGCGTTATCCGCGCGACCGGCTTTTCGATGAAAGGATTAAAAGCGGCCTGGCAAAATGAAGCTGCATTTCGTCAAGAGCTTGTCCTAGCGATAATCATGCTACCTATCGCGGCATTGCTACCAGTCACTCTGGTAGAAAAGCTATTGCTTGTTGCATGTGTTTTTCTGGTGCTCATCGTCGAGCTGGTGAACTCTGCTATTGAAGCTGTAGTAGATAGAATAAGTGACGACATTCACCCATTAAGCGGCCGGGCTAAAGACATTGGCTCAGCAGCAGTATTTGTCGCATTAACCTTATGCGGCATTGTCTGGGGCGCAGTGCTCATCAATGCGTTTATGTAA
- a CDS encoding C45 family autoproteolytic acyltransferase/hydolase — translation MKKTLLASLIAFTAFSANAELIQHTDQIGEVQFTGSTYELGKHVGEVAGNQVESAIERFSDTLGQMLPGLSAESLSKSFDDQQVFAKLKKASPESASYIRGLADQLNKNPNLLLAVAMSDEAILESQRNGGMGFLQAEKGAHAPSAPAKCTSMAVAASGNKAWAASNFDYMGVNYTGLLMLKHTDTDGKTRLIQTWAGLIPYGGVTKGAQVMTMNTMADQGTLREKDGGEILSDTATPSFYLSWDVYNTEDYAGIKSVFNKYPEYTAFFTYTVASANQPAMNIENTYGGKVNYSEGEYKAHANHSVYSQPAEFVDEAFAAHSLARQDAAENFMAKASVETPESEVRELLQSKPLWKGRGDMMGTVTNTYYKVDGKKVDVYFQTDSEHKPVHMTNY, via the coding sequence ATGAAAAAGACCCTTCTAGCTAGTTTAATCGCATTCACCGCGTTTAGCGCTAACGCAGAACTTATCCAACACACAGATCAAATCGGTGAAGTACAGTTCACGGGTTCTACTTACGAGCTAGGTAAACACGTTGGTGAAGTCGCTGGTAACCAAGTAGAAAGCGCAATCGAGCGTTTCAGCGACACCTTAGGTCAAATGCTTCCAGGCCTAAGTGCAGAGTCTTTATCTAAGTCTTTTGATGACCAACAAGTATTCGCTAAGCTTAAGAAAGCTAGCCCAGAATCTGCATCTTACATTCGCGGTCTTGCAGATCAACTAAACAAGAACCCTAACCTTCTTCTAGCTGTTGCTATGTCAGATGAAGCGATCCTTGAATCTCAACGCAACGGCGGTATGGGCTTCCTACAGGCTGAAAAAGGTGCTCACGCCCCATCTGCTCCAGCAAAATGTACTTCAATGGCAGTAGCGGCTTCAGGCAATAAAGCATGGGCAGCATCTAACTTTGACTACATGGGTGTTAACTACACTGGTCTGCTAATGCTTAAACACACTGACACTGACGGTAAAACTCGCCTGATCCAAACTTGGGCTGGTCTAATCCCTTACGGTGGTGTCACCAAAGGTGCTCAAGTAATGACCATGAACACCATGGCTGACCAAGGTACGCTACGTGAAAAAGACGGCGGTGAGATCCTGAGCGATACAGCGACTCCTTCTTTCTACCTAAGCTGGGATGTATACAACACTGAAGACTACGCAGGTATTAAGTCAGTATTCAACAAGTACCCAGAATACACAGCATTTTTCACTTACACTGTAGCTTCTGCTAACCAGCCTGCGATGAACATCGAGAACACTTACGGCGGTAAAGTAAACTACTCTGAGGGTGAGTACAAAGCACACGCTAACCACTCTGTTTACAGCCAGCCTGCTGAGTTTGTTGATGAAGCATTCGCAGCACACTCTCTTGCACGTCAAGATGCAGCTGAAAACTTCATGGCGAAAGCATCTGTTGAGACTCCAGAGTCAGAAGTACGTGAGCTTCTGCAAAGCAAACCACTTTGGAAAGGCCGTGGTGACATGATGGGTACCGTAACCAACACTTACTATAAAGTTGACGGTAAGAAAGTTGATGTTTACTTCCAAACTGACAGTGAGCACAAGCCAGTTCACATGACTAACTACTAG
- the ylqF gene encoding ribosome biogenesis GTPase YlqF has product MAIQWFPGHMHKARKEIEKVMPQVDLVIEVLDARIPYSSENPMIAKLRGEKPCIKLLNKADLADPVITEQWIEYFEQEQGVKASAITTLQPGMVKKIPDICRKLVPHRDVTEKDIRTMIMGIPNVGKSTIINTLAGRVIAKTGNEPAVTKNQQRINLRNGIVLSDTPGILWPKVDNESSSYRLAVTGAIKDTAMEYDDVAMFAAEYFLKAYPQEMMERYKLKELPETDIELLEAIGRSRGALSGGGRIDYHKVSELLLHEFRSGKIGQLTLETPAMAEVEKQKVAELLAEKEELKKQKQEQEKRKRSGKRH; this is encoded by the coding sequence ATGGCTATTCAATGGTTCCCAGGACACATGCATAAAGCGCGTAAAGAGATCGAGAAGGTTATGCCTCAAGTCGACCTCGTGATTGAAGTGCTCGACGCGCGTATCCCATATAGCAGTGAAAACCCGATGATTGCCAAACTGCGTGGAGAAAAACCATGCATCAAGTTACTCAACAAAGCTGATCTTGCCGATCCGGTAATTACCGAGCAGTGGATTGAGTATTTTGAACAAGAGCAAGGTGTCAAAGCCTCTGCAATCACCACACTGCAACCTGGCATGGTCAAAAAAATCCCTGATATCTGCCGTAAATTAGTGCCTCACCGCGACGTTACCGAAAAAGACATTCGCACCATGATCATGGGGATCCCAAATGTGGGTAAATCTACCATTATCAATACCCTTGCAGGTCGCGTTATCGCGAAAACGGGTAACGAGCCAGCAGTGACTAAAAATCAGCAACGCATTAATCTGCGCAATGGTATCGTACTATCCGATACACCAGGCATTTTGTGGCCGAAGGTAGACAACGAATCAAGCAGCTACCGCTTAGCAGTTACTGGCGCGATTAAAGATACGGCTATGGAATATGACGATGTCGCCATGTTCGCAGCTGAGTACTTTTTAAAAGCGTACCCTCAAGAAATGATGGAGCGTTACAAGCTAAAAGAATTGCCAGAAACCGATATTGAACTGCTAGAAGCCATTGGCCGCTCACGTGGCGCATTGAGCGGTGGCGGTCGTATTGATTACCACAAAGTATCAGAGCTGTTATTACACGAGTTCCGCTCAGGCAAGATTGGTCAGCTAACCCTTGAAACTCCAGCAATGGCGGAAGTTGAAAAGCAAAAAGTGGCAGAACTACTGGCAGAAAAAGAAGAGCTTAAAAAGCAAAAACAAGAGCAGGAAAAACGTAAACGTTCAGGTAAGCGTCACTAG